In Campylobacter vicugnae, a genomic segment contains:
- the gatA gene encoding Asp-tRNA(Asn)/Glu-tRNA(Gln) amidotransferase subunit GatA, protein MISLKEAMKLSSSDLELLRKELINKIEKTKEIGAYVEQLTNSPIDESFAGVPIAIKDNIQVKNWAITSCSKILQGYKAPYNATVIEKLILAGLAPFGRTNMDEFAMGSTTESSYYGRTLNPLDHSRVPGGSSGGSAAAVAAGIAIAALGSDTGGSIRQPAAFCGCVGFKPTYGRVSRYGLGAYSSSLDQIGPITQNVEDAAILYDIIAGHDKLDSTSANVDFTPVAPNLNPNRKLKIAVIKNYVDEASTPVKDALNLTIEKLKNAGYEICYKELANSKYDIAAYYIIATAEASANLSRYDGVRYGNRASADSLGAMYANTRGEGFGAEVQRRMLLGTFVLSSGYYDAYYIKAQKARAFIKHEYDEILNEVDIILMPVAPSVAYKFGELKDPLSAYLSDIYTIGVNLAGLPAITVPVANDENGLNISAQLIGGSWQEQTVLDAALSLENIIKGK, encoded by the coding sequence GTGATAAGTCTAAAAGAGGCTATGAAGTTAAGTTCTAGCGATCTAGAGCTACTTCGTAAAGAGCTGATTAATAAAATAGAAAAAACTAAAGAGATAGGTGCATATGTTGAGCAATTGACAAATAGTCCAATTGATGAGAGTTTTGCTGGTGTGCCAATTGCTATAAAAGATAATATTCAAGTAAAAAATTGGGCAATTACAAGCTGTTCAAAAATTTTACAAGGCTATAAAGCACCATATAACGCAACTGTAATTGAGAAGTTAATCTTAGCTGGTTTAGCTCCATTTGGTAGAACAAATATGGATGAGTTTGCTATGGGAAGCACTACTGAGAGTTCATATTATGGTAGAACGCTAAATCCGCTTGATCACTCTAGAGTTCCAGGCGGAAGTAGTGGCGGAAGTGCTGCTGCTGTGGCTGCTGGTATTGCTATTGCAGCACTTGGAAGCGATACTGGTGGAAGTATTAGACAGCCAGCTGCATTTTGTGGTTGCGTAGGATTTAAGCCTACATATGGAAGGGTTAGTAGATATGGATTAGGTGCGTACTCTAGTAGTTTAGATCAGATTGGGCCAATTACGCAAAATGTAGAAGATGCTGCAATATTATATGATATTATTGCTGGACATGATAAACTAGATAGCACTAGTGCAAATGTAGATTTTACTCCAGTGGCTCCAAATTTAAATCCAAATAGAAAATTAAAAATAGCTGTAATTAAAAACTATGTTGATGAAGCAAGCACTCCAGTTAAAGATGCATTAAATTTAACCATAGAAAAGTTAAAAAATGCTGGTTATGAAATTTGCTATAAAGAGTTAGCTAATTCTAAATATGATATTGCTGCATATTATATCATTGCTACAGCTGAGGCTAGTGCAAATTTAAGTCGTTATGATGGCGTAAGATATGGTAATAGAGCTAGTGCTGATTCTCTTGGTGCGATGTATGCAAATACTAGAGGAGAGGGTTTTGGTGCAGAGGTGCAGCGTAGAATGCTTCTTGGAACATTTGTTTTAAGTAGCGGCTACTATGATGCTTATTATATTAAAGCGCAAAAGGCTAGAGCTTTTATCAAGCATGAATATGATGAGATTTTAAATGAAGTTGATATAATCTTAATGCCAGTAGCTCCATCGGTAGCATATAAATTTGGCGAATTAAAAGACCCGCTAAGTGCGTATTTAAGCGATATCTATACAATCGGGGTAAATTTAGCCGGTCTTCCAGCTATTACAGTTCCAGTTGCAAATGATGAAAATGGACTAAATATCTCAGCTCAGTTAATAGGTGGCTCATGGCAAGAGCAGACAGTTTTAGACGCAGCTTTAAGCTTAGAGAATATAATAAAAGGAAAATAG
- the ileS gene encoding isoleucine--tRNA ligase yields MDYKDTLLLPVTDFAMRGNLPQNEPARYAKWDKNRVYDKMKKARQNASASFNIHDGPPYANGHLHIGHALNKILKDIIVKTHYFFGESVRFTPGWDCHGLPIEQQVEMKLGDKKKSMSTAAIRSECRDWASEFIEIQKAEFKSLGVIGDWEDPYMTMKFKFEANIYRTLCEVAKKGLLIERSKPVFWSWAAKSALAEAEVEYADKEDYSLYVAFELSKSASKAIGVEDAKAVIWTTTPWTLVANQAISLNPNEIYCITKEKLIFAKPLLEVLVAQGITSGEIISEFNSQKLENLHAINPLNGRESKFILGEHVLMDGGTGLVHTAPGHGEDDYFASLRYGIEVIMPVDEAGLYDETLKHNGLLPADVVDEFIGMHIFKANEKIIDLLGDAVVKVSKFTHSYPFCWRTHKPVIYRATKQWFIAMDEPKLSGKTLRQTALEALNSVKFYPEAGIKRISSMIENRPDWCISRQRDWGVPIAFFRIKSTKEVIFDSEILDHIAKIFDEKGADAWWSMSIDELLPNGCKFKADELEKVSDILDVWFDSGSTWNAVLNSGDYDAGEYSASMYLEGSDQHRGWFQSSLLLSCAVNEKAPYKSVLTHGFTVDKNGEKMSKSKGNVIAPDAVAKEFGVEILRLWVSLSDYSSDLKIGNDILKQVAEQYRKIRNTIRFLLANISDLKEFNYEFGLLDRWILGKASACFNEVSSCFKNYEYSKGFNILLNFLSGDLSGIYLDICKDRLYCDAANSTKRASSQTAMALITKALLPLIAPTLTYTVDEVMEYAPSIIKDGKSDVFDLVYEPIKFDSVIDDTLLRESKEKFNEIIDNLKKDKLIKATLELEIQISSDSILALDKDEVADWYMVSNFGVFRVDSDILAEFVVGDNRFVVARSAKFKCPRCWKFSAQSDECLCPRCAEVMSAN; encoded by the coding sequence ATGGATTATAAAGATACTCTTTTGTTGCCGGTTACTGATTTTGCAATGAGAGGCAATTTGCCACAAAATGAACCAGCAAGATACGCAAAATGGGATAAAAATAGAGTCTATGATAAGATGAAAAAAGCTCGTCAAAATGCATCTGCGAGTTTTAATATTCATGATGGCCCACCATATGCAAATGGTCACCTTCACATAGGTCACGCATTAAATAAAATTTTAAAAGATATAATAGTTAAAACTCACTACTTTTTTGGAGAGAGTGTTAGATTTACTCCAGGATGGGATTGTCATGGATTACCAATTGAACAGCAAGTAGAGATGAAGCTTGGTGATAAAAAAAAGAGTATGAGTACCGCAGCTATTAGAAGTGAGTGTAGAGACTGGGCTAGTGAATTTATAGAGATTCAAAAAGCTGAGTTTAAATCTCTTGGCGTCATAGGGGATTGGGAAGATCCATATATGACGATGAAATTTAAATTTGAAGCAAATATATATAGAACCCTATGCGAAGTGGCTAAAAAGGGTCTTTTAATAGAAAGAAGTAAGCCTGTATTTTGGAGCTGGGCGGCTAAGAGCGCGCTTGCTGAGGCTGAAGTAGAGTATGCTGATAAAGAAGATTATAGTCTATATGTAGCTTTTGAATTATCAAAATCAGCATCTAAAGCAATAGGAGTTGAGGATGCTAAAGCAGTAATATGGACTACTACTCCATGGACATTAGTAGCTAATCAAGCAATTAGTTTAAATCCAAATGAAATTTACTGCATTACAAAAGAGAAATTAATTTTTGCTAAGCCGTTACTTGAGGTTTTAGTAGCTCAAGGCATTACAAGTGGAGAGATTATCAGTGAGTTTAATTCGCAAAAATTAGAAAATTTACACGCTATAAATCCACTTAATGGCAGAGAGTCTAAATTTATTCTTGGTGAGCATGTCTTAATGGATGGCGGTACAGGATTAGTCCATACTGCACCTGGTCATGGTGAGGATGATTATTTTGCTAGTCTTAGATATGGTATAGAGGTTATAATGCCAGTTGATGAGGCTGGGCTATATGATGAGACGCTAAAACATAATGGTTTATTGCCAGCAGATGTTGTAGATGAGTTTATAGGTATGCATATATTTAAAGCTAATGAGAAAATTATAGATCTTTTAGGCGATGCAGTAGTTAAAGTAAGTAAATTTACTCACAGCTATCCATTTTGCTGGAGAACGCATAAACCTGTAATTTATAGAGCAACAAAGCAGTGGTTTATTGCTATGGATGAGCCAAAATTAAGTGGTAAAACTCTGCGTCAGACCGCTCTTGAGGCATTAAATAGCGTGAAATTTTATCCAGAAGCTGGGATTAAAAGAATATCATCAATGATAGAAAATCGTCCAGATTGGTGTATTAGTCGTCAGCGTGATTGGGGTGTGCCAATTGCATTTTTTAGAATTAAATCTACTAAAGAAGTTATTTTTGATAGTGAAATTTTAGATCATATAGCTAAGATTTTTGATGAAAAAGGTGCTGATGCTTGGTGGAGTATGAGTATTGATGAGCTATTGCCTAATGGGTGCAAATTTAAGGCTGATGAATTAGAAAAAGTTAGCGATATTTTAGATGTTTGGTTTGATAGTGGCTCAACTTGGAATGCTGTGTTAAATAGCGGTGATTATGACGCTGGTGAATATAGTGCCAGTATGTATCTTGAAGGAAGCGACCAGCATCGTGGGTGGTTCCAAAGCTCTCTACTATTAAGCTGTGCTGTAAATGAAAAAGCACCATATAAAAGCGTATTAACCCATGGATTTACTGTAGATAAAAATGGCGAAAAGATGAGTAAATCCAAAGGCAATGTAATAGCTCCAGATGCAGTTGCTAAGGAATTTGGTGTTGAGATCTTGCGTTTATGGGTTAGTTTAAGTGATTATTCAAGTGATCTAAAAATAGGCAATGATATCTTAAAACAAGTAGCCGAACAGTATAGAAAAATTAGAAATACTATAAGATTTTTACTAGCTAATATTAGCGATTTAAAAGAATTTAATTATGAATTTGGCTTGCTAGATAGATGGATTTTAGGCAAAGCAAGTGCGTGCTTTAATGAAGTTAGTAGCTGCTTTAAAAATTATGAGTATTCAAAAGGATTTAATATTTTATTAAATTTCTTAAGCGGTGATTTAAGTGGTATTTATCTAGATATATGCAAGGATAGATTATACTGTGATGCTGCAAATAGCACTAAAAGAGCAAGTTCGCAAACTGCTATGGCTTTAATAACTAAAGCACTTTTACCACTTATTGCTCCAACTCTTACATATACAGTAGATGAGGTTATGGAGTATGCACCTAGTATAATCAAAGACGGCAAAAGCGATGTTTTTGATCTAGTTTATGAACCAATTAAATTTGATAGTGTAATCGATGATACATTGCTTAGAGAGAGTAAAGAGAAATTTAATGAAATTATTGACAATCTAAAAAAAGATAAGCTAATTAAAGCTACTTTAGAATTAGAAATTCAAATTAGCAGTGATTCTATATTGGCTCTTGATAAAGATGAAGTAGCTGATTGGTATATGGTAAGTAATTTTGGAGTATTTAGAGTTGATAGTGATATTTTAGCAGAGTTTGTAGTGGGTGATAATAGATTCGTTGTTGCTCGTTCGGCTAAATTTAAATGTCCTAGATGCTGGAAATTTAGCGCTCAAAGCGATGAGTGTCTATGTCCTAGATGTGCTGAGGTGATGAGTGCTAACTGA
- the rpsO gene encoding 30S ribosomal protein S15 yields MALDTAKKAQIVAKFARKSGDTGSSEVQIALLSTRIAELTEHLKVNKKDFSSRLGLLKLVGRRKRLLKYLKVTKYETYTKLIAELGLRDK; encoded by the coding sequence ATGGCTTTAGATACGGCTAAAAAAGCTCAAATAGTTGCAAAATTTGCTAGAAAAAGTGGAGATACAGGCTCTTCAGAAGTTCAAATTGCACTGCTAAGCACAAGAATAGCAGAACTAACAGAACACCTAAAAGTAAATAAAAAAGACTTTAGCTCAAGATTAGGTCTATTAAAACTAGTTGGTCGTCGCAAAAGACTACTAAAATACCTAAAAGTTACTAAATATGAAACTTATACTAAATTAATAGCTGAACTAGGTCTAAGAGATAAATAA
- the tatB gene encoding Sec-independent protein translocase protein TatB translates to MLGMGIGEILIVAIVAVIVLGPDKLPSAMVNIAKFFKIFKQTINGAKSTFEQEIKIAELKEDAKKYKDSLTSGIDGVRKKLTFEELDELKSNVTNIAGSTQKSLADIQNEISNLNPINKLNAGFDFNNEEDQSQQPKNTITDNPANISNPPKSNLSSLNSINSNLNSNQKELKNEIQKTKEA, encoded by the coding sequence ATGCTAGGAATGGGAATCGGTGAAATATTAATAGTCGCCATTGTTGCTGTAATAGTCTTAGGTCCTGATAAACTACCAAGTGCGATGGTTAATATAGCAAAATTTTTTAAGATATTTAAACAAACTATAAATGGAGCTAAAAGCACATTTGAACAAGAGATAAAAATAGCTGAATTAAAAGAGGATGCTAAAAAGTATAAAGATAGCTTAACTAGCGGCATAGATGGAGTAAGAAAAAAGCTAACATTTGAAGAGCTTGATGAGTTAAAAAGCAATGTAACTAATATAGCAGGTTCAACACAAAAATCACTAGCTGATATCCAAAATGAGATATCAAATTTAAATCCTATAAATAAATTAAATGCTGGTTTTGACTTTAATAATGAAGAAGATCAATCACAACAACCTAAAAATACAATAACTGATAATCCAGCAAATATAAGCAATCCACCAAAATCAAATTTAAGCTCATTAAATAGCATAAATAGCAACCTAAATTCCAACCAAAAAGAGTTAAAAAATGAAATTCAAAAAACAAAAGAGGCATAA